The DNA region TTTTTTATGGTAGAAAACTTGAATTTATGCTCATCAAAATATTTTATTTCACGTTCATAAATAGGTATTCCCTTTGGACCTAAATTCTTCATTTTTAGCTTAGATCTAAGCGTGTCTTGCAAAAACGCCGAAACCACATTTTTTGATCTTTTATTAATTTGGCGTTCCTCATCCATTTCGTCAATAAACTCGTTTGGGTGCGTTATAAATACGATAGGTTTTCCATTTTTTGAGGTTTCATAAGCCAGTACCTTTCTTTGAAAAGCTGTAAAATTTGGAAAAATTCTCATAGTTGTGCTCAAATAGGGTATTAAAGAGGCACTTAAAGGTATTTCAATTATTGACCCTTCCCCTTTTTTAAATAATGTATTTTTACTTGTTCTATAGGGTAACCTTGGAGCAGTTAACCAATTTAATTTTTTTAAACCTCCAAAGGACATAAACATATCAAAACGTTGAGATGCAACAGAACTATCTATTTTATAACCTGTTTTTTCTAATGCAAGTGCGGTGTCATTGCTTACACGAAGAGCCGGAGCTCTGAATGATATAATTTCCTCTCCAATAATATTTTCTAGAATATCTTTAGATTCTTTTAAATGATTTATTTGCTTTTCTAACGACATCACGTCAAATCCATGTTCTTTTGTGTGTAATAGTCCATGACTACCTACCTCATGACCGTAAGGAATTACCATTTTTACAACTTCTGGGTATAATTTTGCCATATAGCCCGTAAAGAAAAAAGTAGATTTAACATTGTACTTAGCGTATAAATCTAAAAGTAATGGCATACCTTCTTTTAATACCTTGTACCCGCTTTCATCACGTAAGGTATTATGCCATAGCGATGTAGTTTCTACGTCATTAGATAATAAACAATATTTTTCGTTTTTCATTTAATAAATATTTATGAGGTTCTTTTATAGTCACTTACTTTAATATTTTTTGAACCTCTGACCTTAATCAATATTGCTTTTATTATATTTTTAAAATTTTGCCAAGATAATATCCAAATCCATAACAGTCCAAAATTAGACCAGTTATGTGGATGTGTGTTAATCATCAATTTGTCTGGAAGCGTGTCGTTTTTTACCAATTTTATAATATCATCAGTAGTTTTTAACGGAAAATTGTACTTTGTAGTTACTTTATCCCTAACACTAACTTTTGTATTGTTCCATCTTCTACCTGCATCGGTTATATAAAAAACTTCATCAAAATCAATATCAAAATAGGGTTCGCCGATGATATCAAAATCTCTGTAATTATATTTTTTCCAAATGTCACGATTGTCGATACTGTTTGCAGGACTTCCGTGCATACATATAGTTGAAACTGGATAAAACTTCCTAAAATAATCCAAATTCTTTTTATAGCTTTCATAGGCTTTTTCATAATTACCTCTTGCCATACCTAAATCCTCATAATGATATGCAAGTTCATGCCCCATATCAACAATTGCTTTCATTACTTTAGGTTGGTTACTCTCAGGTACTATTCTGAAAAAATAAGTTCCAACTGCACCTACGTCAATTTCATCTTTACCTTGGTCTAAAGAATGTGGGGATCTTCTATCTACATCATGCCGTAAAACCACAACTTTTTTATTGGGGCTTTTTATAAAGTCTTCAAATGTTTGAAAGGTATAGCCTTGATCTTTTAAAGCTTGTACCAATTCTTTATATTTTTTAAATGTAAAATCCATTATTGATTAATTTGTTTGTGTATAGAGCTAAAAAATAAATCGTTCAGTTCAGAAACTTTGGTTTTTATTAAATTTTGGCTTATTTCTGGTCTTATTTTATTAAATGTTTCAAGAAAATTTTCTGGGTCAGAATAAAATATTCCACCATGATCATTATCTAAATAATGCTTTAAACTACCATAATCTGAAGTTAAAACAGGTGTACCGCAAGCTCTGGCTTCAAGCACGGATAATGGCATACCAATCGAACTATTTTTTTTGACCACAGGGAATATATACAAATCACTTAATTGATATATTTCTTGAATCTTATCTATATATTTATCAACGATAATTATATTTTCAGACAATAATTCGTCCTTTAAAGATTGTTTACCTTGTGCGTCCGTTGGTGTTGAACTGCTGCCAACAATTACTACTTGTAGCCCAGCCTTTTGCAAAGGAACCAGTGATTTTAAATTTCTACCTTCGTTCAAATGCCCCATGTGGGATACAATAAAAGCATCTTCGGGCAAACTATACTTTTTACGTAACTTTAACTTATCTTCTTCATTTTTTAGAGGTTTAAAAATAGTAAGATCGGTTAACAATGGAATTAACTCATTTTTGATATTTAATGTATTCCAATATTCATGTAAGGCTGGTGAAGGTGTAAACGCTTTATCTGGCTTTAAAAATTTAACAGCTACTTTTTGCCAGGTTTTTAATGGTTTTGGCTGTAATGCAACAAATGCTATATTCGATTTTTTAGAAAAACTTGAAAACATTCTTAACCTTAGATAACTAGCAAAAGTACTTGATTGAAATGGCAAATAGACTATTGCTTCTGGTCTAAAATTCTTTATAATTGTTTTGATTTCTTTTGAGTAGAACAGCACATTAGTATATACTATATGAATGTTCTCTTTTTTAAAACCATGTCTACAAATTACTTGCAATTCAAAATTCTTATCTAAATTTAAAAAAAGGTTATAGACTGTTTTTTTTATTCCTTCGTCATACGGAGGATTTAGGTATTCAGATATAAACAGGACTCTCTTCAAATCTATTATTTATTTTTTAAAGGTCTTTCGCCATTTAAAATCATAGCTTCTTCTATACTTATACTCAATTTCTCGGGATAGTAAGTATCGACCTCATTTTCATGATCTAACATTACGATCGGGTTTTTTTGATACTTGGATCTAACGATACAATTCTCTGGACTATCACAAATGAAAATATCTAGGGGAACGCCCTTCAAATCGGCATATTTTTTCTCTTTTACATAGAATATGATTGCTTTAACCATATTTTTAAATCCAGGTTTTCTAATCAATGAAACGTCTATATCAGAGTGTTCACTTAAAGTACCTTTACAAATACCACCTAAAGATACACTATATAGCAACCAACCTTTACTGGATTCTTGCTCTAATCTTTCCTGTATATCGTATAATTGATTAAAAAGATCTTTTTTAGTGGTTTTAAACCATTTTATTCTGTGAACTATCAGAACAAATAAATTATTATTTACAAACCAATTTAATGTATGGGCAATCATAAACCCAAAAATTAAACTTTTTACAATAGTAATATTAAATCCGTAGAATAATATTAAGAATAGAATTGCCCAAAAAACAACGGTAAAAAGTATTTTATATAATTTTTCGCTTTTATCGGCATGAAAGATACCCTGCATTAACCAATTGCTGGGAAACTGTAAAAAACTAAAGTTTTTACTGTATAAAATATTTTCAATTATTTTTTTCATCAAGCAAGTAGTTTATTACTTTATCTTTAACAAGTTTATATTCTGTATTGTTTTTGATCAATTTAATATTTAAATCGTTACTTAACAACTCAAAAACTTTAATTTTATCTCCTAAGTGTTCGTCATGTAAAGTATCCAGTTTACGGACTCTAACAATTTCCTCATCTACTTTTAAAATAACTATTTTAGAATTTTTAGGTATCAATTCTAAAAACTTCTTACCTATCCACGTTTTATGTAAATCCATCCTTTTAGTATCAACCATTAAGTCTGCCAAGGTGTCTATAACAAAACGGTCCAATAGAAGTGTTTGATCGGAATTTAGTTTTCTTTTATGTAAATACCATTTTATGTTGAAATCAATTAACTGAAGCATTGGAAATGTATAAGAAACGAACTTTGATTTATACAAGTTTCTTTTGCAATATTCTACACCGTTAATAGTAGTGTATTTCGTCAACCCAATCAAACGACAGTACGCCATTAAAGGTTTGGACAAAATTTTTGGGGAACGTATCCAAACTTTCGTAATCTTATCCGATTTTTTTAAAAGTTCTTTTTCTAAATCCAATAAAAAAGTGGTTTTACCACTACCATCGGATCCCGCAATGTAAAATACATTATCGAACATGTTCTTATTATTTACTATATACGGTCAACGTTTTTTCGCCCATTAAATTGTAGCTAAATAGGGTTGATGCATTCTTAACCTGATACTCTTTTTTTGACAATAACTTGTTGACAGCCTTTAAAAAACTTTCAACGGTATTGTCAATTATTTCTCCACCCTCAACAGATTTTATAACTTCTTTAACATCACCTACATCCGTTGATATTACTGGAACACCACAACATAAAGATTCTTTAACTACCGTTGGGCTTCCTTCAAAAAACGAAGCGAGAATCATCGCATCGGCACAGTTTATAAGGTCTGGTATTAAGCTATTGTCTAACTCGCCTAAAAAAAGAATTTGTTGCTTATGTGTTTCTGCAAGTTTAACTAAATCTTGATATAACGAACCTGAGCCCACAATAACCAGTTTAATGTTACTTTTATTGATCTGTTTAAAACTGTTTATTATAAATTCTACATTCTTTTCATACTCAAGCCTACCGATAAATAGTATAATTTTTTCGTTTTGCGGTAAATTGAATTTTGTTCTTGCTTCCGCTTTATCCTTAGTAAAAAACCTATTGGTATCCACAGAGATGGGTATTAATTCTATCTTGTGTTTTATCCAAGGATATTTTTTTACATATCTATCCAAGTTTTTTTGATCAACAGCAATTAGTCTATCAGCTAATTTAAATGCGAAATATTGTAAAAAAGCATAGAACGAGCCCATTACTTTCCCTTTCTTTTTTATTACGGCAATATCTTGCCCACCGTGTAATGTGCAAATAATTTTATTTCGTTTTCTAAGGGCTAAGGGAATGACCATTTCCGGTCTTTGAACATGAACAATATCTCCCTTTTTAATCTTTTTTAGCGTTTTTGTTGTAAATAATTTCAAGAAAAATTTAAAATTACCCAAAGAAGATTTTTTAGCTATCGAGTAAAATTCAGAAAAAATTTTACTTTGAGCATCAGTGCCTTTCAAACTTCCACAACCAATTAAAACTGTTTTACGATCGTTTTCAATGAAATACTTGGATAAATTAAGAATATAACTCATAACACCACCAGAAGAATCCCTGGTTATGTCTTCGTTCTCTATAAAAACAATATATGATTGTAATTTATTCAAAGTCATTGATATGTTTTAATATAACAGAAGTGGTATCGTCCCATTTGCTTTCGATAAGATTTATACTTTTTCCCCTAGCTTTTTTCTTGGTATCCATTGTTATCGAATCGATATACTCTTTAATATCGGTAAGGTCAATAGATTCGTAAAGTAACCCAGATTCAACTAGGGCTTGATTAACTACCATTTCCCTTCCTCCGGTATAAATTGTAGGCACCCCGAGTAATGCTGTTTCTCTTGAAACCGTATCTCCTGAGGAGATGGCGAATTGGGCATAATACAATAATGAATAAATATCGGAAACGGGTTCTTCTAAAATTATACAATCATCCTTGTAGATATCGGTTAATGATTTATCTTCAATTGATAAAACAATTTTTAAGCCTTTCGATTTAATTTGATTAATTAATTCTATAAGTATGGAGTTTTTTTCTTTATAGTTTAAACTAATATGTGCAATCTCCCTTATAAAAACATATTGCTCGGGTTTAATGGAATACTCTTTAAGTACATTTTCAGAAACATTCAAGTATTTTGGATTTAGATAGGCCAGTTCTTTAAAACCATGGTATTTATGTGTTTTAGAATTTGAAAATTCAATAAAATCCGGAAAAATGTGTCTTGTCGAAAACCAGTTGGCATGATAGAACGGTATTTTATACTCAAAATCATCGTCAAATGCCAGATAAGGTACGCCACAGAGTTTTGCAGCAATAGCAGAAGTTGCTCCAAAACAAACAACTAGATCAATTTTGTTCTTTTTTAAAAATGATTTTATTTCTAAATCTCTTTTTAATTGAAACATTATTTTTTTTAGAAAGCCTTTTTTATGATTACCAATTTTCGTGATTTTAAATCCGTCAAGTTCAAATCTTAGAATTTTTTCTAATTTCCCCCTCGATCTAAAAATAATATCGATATCATGACCAGCATCTTTACGCTCTAGAATTGCATTTTTGAAAAAATTTATATCAACCGGATGGTTTATATCAAATAATATGTTCATTAGATCAGGTTTAAATTTATAAATAGAATAGGAAATTAAATATCGTTTTAATTGTTGATTATTTAATTTTTGCTAAAACTTTTACGCCTATAGATCCAATTTTAAATAAGAAAGGGTTTATAATTTTCATAAATCTACCATGCTCAACTTGTTCTCCACCAAAACGAGACTTAAACTCTCTTACACCATAATCTTCATCTGGACTCCCAGCACCCATAAAATCAAAAAGGGCAATGTTATTTTGCACCGCATATTCCATAGCCGCCCATGTTGCCATAGAACTAGGGTACAAATGTTTATATTCTTGGTCTAGGCCACATACGTACATTTCATAAATAATTTTATTTTTAAGTATAGGGCAAATTATACCTCCAATTACTGTATTGCCTTTATAAACCAGAAGACATTTCCCTACATTTTTTCTGAAAAATTCTATAAAAAACTCTTCTGGGAACAATGGTTTTTTCACTTTGTTCTTATATAAATCTGATAGTATTGCATAAAAATATTTAATCTCCTTTTCAGATTTGGCCTCTGCCCAATGAGCTCCATTTTTAATGGATTTTTTTATTTGACGTAATTTTGATGAACTCATCACTTTTTTCATAGAAGCCAACTCCTTTGTGTTTAAATGAAAATTTAACCATGGCACATAATTAAAACCTAATTTGCCAAAATGGTTTTTAAAGGCTGAATAATCAAAATTATTTCTAGATTCTATGTATATTAATTTTTTACGATAATAGTTAAAAACACCTTTTAATAATGCCGTTGATGTGGATTCAGAATTATTAGTAAAAACTGGCCCTGCATAAATAATACCTCTTCTTGAGAAATATCCCTTAACACCTAATTCTTTTTGTATAGTTACTACCACTAAAGCTGTATATTGATCGTTTTCTTCTAAAGCAAAGACATCAGCACTAAATTCTTCAATAGAATTATAAAAATTATAAAAACTTTCTGTGTGAAATGGATTCGAATATTGACTATTTTCTAATAAATTAGTCCATTTATCTCTCCGCACTCCTTCGTTTATTAGCAGTTTCATTATTTTAAAAAAATTACAATGAGTTCAATAGTAGGCTTATAAAATAATTATCATTATTAGAGGTCAAGTTTTCTGTGAAACATTGATCCTAAGTTAAAAACATGTACTAAATATGTTGGCAACAATGTGAAAAACGCAACTATTTTACTTTTTGGGCTTTCTAACTTTTTAAAAACCTCAAAAATTGAAGTACCAGATCTAAATGTTGTTAACCATAGGTATCCAAACTTGCCTAAATATTCCTTCATTGGTAAATACTTACCTACTCTAGAAAATTGATAGTTAATTTGAAATAAGGTATAAAAATTTTTCATTCTCATTTCCTCCTTGGAATGATATTTCTGTTTTGTGATCTGATCGCCGGCGTCTTGAAAATAGGTTCTGAAAACTTCATTTACAAAAACTGTTTTGTAATTGAATCCAATTTGATCCCAAATATATTGATCAGGAAAATACCTAACACCGAAATTAGTGGGATAAGGATATTTTTTTAAAACATCAACTCTAATACAGCCCCATTTTTCACCGCCAATACGTTGTTTGTAAAAAATCTCTTCAATAGTAGAGACGCCTTCTTTAAATGGAAATTCGTCACCAACAACTTCACCATTTTCATATTTACATAACCCAGTAATGCCAGATATATCTTCAGCTTTATATTTAGCCCAAACTTCGGTCATTCTTTCAATAAGGTTTGGCTCAAAAGTATCATCAGAGTCAGCGGGAAATAACAATTCACCTTTGGCTATATGTACTACTCTATTTAATGCAAGGTATTTTCCTGAATCTTTCTGATAAATAACTTTCATAGGAAAAGTAGCCTTTGACTGATACTCTTCTAATAGTTCTTCTATTCCGTCGTTTGAACCATTATCAATTACAATCCATTCGAAATTTTGATTGGTTTGGGCCAATAGACTTTCCCAAACCCTATGAATTAAACGTTTTCTGTTGTAAATCGGAGTGAAAATCGTGAAAAAAGTTTGCTCCATCTCATCTTTATTTTTGGTTGATAAATTTTCTTTTCTTGAACTTAGAATCGAAGTGTGTGTTTTATTAATGGACTTTTCTTTATTCAATTCTTCTTTTTCTAATTGTAATTCTTTCTTTTTCATACTATGCAAATTTGTTAAATGTTAAATTTAATATTATTTTAAAAACGAAATAATAGCTGTTAAATTGTAGCTTTCTTATTTTACTAGACTATGCATTTTTTATAAAGATCATAAAATTCATTTATCATTCTATCAATTGTAAAGTGAGTTTTAATTCTTTCATTACCCATAATGCCCATTTGTATTGCAGTTTTCGGTTTTTTTAATAAGTATTCTATTTTCTCTGCCATATCATCAGCTTTTTTAGGTTTAACCAAAAAGCCTGTTTCATTGTTAAGAATTAGTTCTGGCGTACCACCTCCATTGGTTGCTACAACAGGTTTTTTAAAGGCCATATATTCCATTATTGAGTTTGAAATACCTTCACCATGGCAATCCATATTGGTTGATAACACACCAATATTAAATATATTCACAATTGATTCTACATCATGTTGTCTGCCAACAAACTTAAAGTGATCGCAATACTTTTTATCAATGCTATTTTTTATTGTATTCAAATTTGGACCGTCTCCAATGGCTAAAAATGTTACATCTTTTCTGTTTCTCAACACTAATTGTCCAGCTTCTACAAAAGTTTTATAGTCTTTTCTCGGATTAAAACCTCCAGACATTCCTACGACATATTTGGTTGTTACATTAAATTTTTTTCTAACCTCATTTTCAGACAACTTAACGGTTGCTCTACTAAAGTCAAAACCATTATAAATACACTTTCTTTTACTTATAGGTACCCTAAATGAATCTAAACCTGCCTTGCAATTTGCTAAAATAACATCACTAAATGGGTATGATAAATAGTTATACATAAACCTTTTTGAAAAAATTTTAAGTAATTTTCTAGGAGGAGCAGTTGATATCATAGAATTTAAAAAGGGAATTTTTTTAAATTTACATATAGGAGCAAACTGAAGTGCAGAAATATCATCCCAACAATGTACTAAGTTGGGTTTAAATTCTTTTAATACTTTATTAAACTTAGAGAGTATTTTAATATCTTTTTTTATATTTCTTTTAAATGAATGAACTTTAATATTAAAATCATAAATTTCCTTATAATGTATATCTTCAGATAAAATAATAATTTCAATTTCAATATTCTTTTTTATCACTAATTCCTTTATTAAGGAAATCAATCTTCTTTCCTTACCACCAGCACCTAATGATTCGATTATATATAATATTTTCATTTAGTTTTATTTTTTCTCATATTATCAATACTTAAGAATTAGTTCTTTTAATAATTCTTCTTAATTTTAGATGTAATACTTTAAAAATTGTTCAATCAAAACATCAATAAAAAAATGATTCAATAATCTTCAATAAATTTATTACGTTATTTTAAAGTTTGATTGATATATAAAATAACCTGACCTATCTGCACTTTGCTTTAATTCATCATTTGGCTTATCCTCAAAATCACATTCTACTACATATTCTTTATTCATTATACATTTTTCTTTTACATGTTTAGATTTTGAAGAATAAAAATATACACCCGCATAACTTTGTATACTATTATCTTGTTTTTTGTTACTTCCAAATGCAATATCGATAACAGCTTTTAAGTAATCGAATCCAGTTGAAAGTTGTACAAGATCTGAGCCAATAAAATCGCCACCCATTCTTGCTCCAATCTCAGTTATATAAACTTTGTTGTCTTTTGTTATAATTAGTTCCGAGTGGGAAGCTCCATTTCTTATTTTTAAAGCATTCAACCCATTGAGTACTGTTTTTTCAATTTCATTTCTTAATTCTGTGCTATAAAATTTTGATGGCTGATGGTGTTCTAACTCGACAAAATGTGGAAAACCAGAGGTAACTTTATCTGTAAATGTTATAATTTTATGTTTCCCATTAAAAGAAATTCCTTCCACGCTTATTTCCTCGCCACTAATAAATTCTTCAACAATTACTTTTTTTATAAACGAAACTTTCAAAGCATAATCAATAGCTTTTGATAAATTACTTTTAGTATTTAAAACCGTAATACCTTTACTGCCAGATCTATCTACTGGTTTAATGATTATTGGATAATTTAAGCTTTCAATTTCATGCAGTTGATAATCTGTTCCTACCTCAATAAAATTGGGTATGTTAATATTACCATTTTTAAATGCGGTTCTCATTAAGTATTTATTGGTACTTATTTCTGCACTTTGAATTGAATTGCCTGCTAAGTTTAAGTTGACAGCAACATAGTTAATCGTTGTTACTGCTACATCAGACCCTATGGAGGTTATACCGTCTATTTTTAATTCCCTACAAACTTCTAATATTTTCTCTTTTTCAATAATGGATATAGGATAAAATTCATGGCAAATTTCCTTACAAACAGCACCATCTTCCCAAGCAAAGCAAATTGTATAAAATCCTAATCTTTTTGCTTTTAGCACTAATGGTTTTTGTAAATAACTTGCTCCTATAATTGCCAATTTCTTCATTAGATTAATTTATCAATTCAGTTCTTATCACTTTTGCTATAGATTTTGAAAAAAGATTAGCTCCTTCTTTGTTTAAATGTAATTGGTCTTTAAAGAAAATTTGTTTTTTATAAAACTCAGGATAATCTGAAAAATCATATAATTTAACGTCATTAGTTTTCAGAATACTATCAAGTTTATTAATAATTGTGTTTGACCTATCAAATTTTAAGTATGTTGGTGATATTACACTAACTAATTTAATTTTATTCTCTTTACAAAGTGCTATAATTTTTAATAAATATTTAGTTTTGTTATCACCCATCTTTTCATTTTCTAAATGATATGGTGCAAAATTATTTACGTCAATAATACCTTCCAATGGTTTATAACCTAATTCATTGTCAATACTATCAATCTTATTAATGCTTCTTAAAATATGATATATTGTAGAGTTATATATATAGAGATTGGATATCAGTTCTAATTTAGAGAATTTAGGGTTTAATTCTATTATCTCTTTAAATGCATCATTGTTACTATAATAGGGTAAAAACAGATTTAACTTTGTATAAGACTTTTCATCAATAATAACATTAGGTGATAAGTCAAGAACAACAGCTTTAGGGGGTGTATTTTTTATGATCTCTTTTAAAATTGCATAATTATAGAAAACTCCATTTCCACCTAGCCCTAAATTATAACAACTATTATCTAAAATTTTAGATAATTCATGTGGATTATAATGATGTTGAGCTCTAGAGCTACCTAAAACAACAACTTCAGCATTAACTTTTAAATTTTTATTAATAGTACCATAATCGCTAAAATTAATTTTTTTAAATTCTTTTTCCATTAAAATACCGCAACCGTAATCAATAAAAAATATAATTATAATAAAAGTTAATAGATATTTTAGAAATGATTTTTTCATTAAAATTGAAAATAAATAAATTGACCTCCGTTAAATACGCCAATATATAATATTAGGCACACTAAAAAAGCAAAATATATAGTAACCTTATAATTTATTTTAGAATTTTCTAAAATACTGTTTTGATTACTTTCTACTACCAAATCATTTATAAATAAGATTATTAAACCAATTGTGGCGTAAAAAAATACTTTAATATCATAAAATACTTCTCCACTAAAACTAAAAATACTTTTTATTACATAAAAAGCTTCTGTCACATTATTTGCTCGAAAAAAAACCCAAGCCAAATCAACTAATATAAAAACAACTGTAGTTCTAAAAATCCTACTTAAAAATGATATTTTTTTATCTTTATTAACCTGTAGTTTAAAATAGTTTTCAATAACAATATAGATACCGTGCAATGCTCCCCAAATTATAAAAGTCCAATTTGCACCATGCCATAGTCCACTTACCAGAAAGGTTAAAAACAAGTTTAAGTACCACCGGGACACCCCTACTCTATTACCGCCCATTGGGATATAAAAATAATCTCTAAACCAAGTTGATAATGAAATATGCCATCGCCTCCAAAAATCAGTAATGGATGTAGCAAAATATGGACGCTTGAAGTTTGTCATTAAATCAAACCCCATAATTCTTGCAACACCAATGGCAATACTAGAATACCCAGCAAAATCCCCAAAAATCTGAAACGCAAAGAAAAATGTTGCTACTATAAATGTTAGGCCATCGTGCTGATAAACATTATTATATACAGAATCTACGTAAATTGATAACCTATCTGCAATAACCAGTTTCATAAAGAACCCGAAGATTACCCATTTTAATCCTTTTATAACATTATCAGATGTTAATTTGTGCTTTTCTCTAAATTGTGGTAATAATCTGGTGCTTCTCTCTATTGGACCTGCCACTAATTGTGGAAAAAAGGATACATAAAGGGCATAGATTCCAAAATGTTTTTCTGTCTCTATCTCTCCTCTATAAACATCAATTGTATAACTTAGTGTTTGAAACGTATAAAATGATATACCAACAGGTAATAATAAATTCAAATAAGGAATTTCTATTGAACTACTGAAAACATTTAACACATCATTTAACGACGAGCTTAAAAAATTAAAATATTTATAAAAGAACAACACCCCTAGACTTGCGGTTACGGATGTGGCAAGATATATTTTCTTTTGCCTTTGCGTCTTTGACCTTTGTATCATAATTGCCGCCCCGTAAGAAATAATAGTAGTAAATAATATCAAAAATACATAATCTATATTCCAACTCATATAAAAATAGTAACTGCAAATTAACAATACCAGCCATTTCCACTTATTTGGAGAAAGAAAATATAGCAATAATACAATTGGGAAAAAGTATATAAATTGAATTGAATTGAATAACATATATATAAACTCCGTTATTTATTAATTAAGCTTGTTTTCTTAAATTGGCCCAGTTAACAAAGTCAGTATTCGTTTTTAAAAACAGATTTAAAATTAAATT from Aureibaculum sp. 2308TA14-22 includes:
- a CDS encoding polysaccharide deacetylase family protein; amino-acid sequence: MKNEKYCLLSNDVETTSLWHNTLRDESGYKVLKEGMPLLLDLYAKYNVKSTFFFTGYMAKLYPEVVKMVIPYGHEVGSHGLLHTKEHGFDVMSLEKQINHLKESKDILENIIGEEIISFRAPALRVSNDTALALEKTGYKIDSSVASQRFDMFMSFGGLKKLNWLTAPRLPYRTSKNTLFKKGEGSIIEIPLSASLIPYLSTTMRIFPNFTAFQRKVLAYETSKNGKPIVFITHPNEFIDEMDEERQINKRSKNVVSAFLQDTLRSKLKMKNLGPKGIPIYEREIKYFDEHKFKFSTIKNYCKQTGLLK
- a CDS encoding polysaccharide deacetylase family protein — protein: MDFTFKKYKELVQALKDQGYTFQTFEDFIKSPNKKVVVLRHDVDRRSPHSLDQGKDEIDVGAVGTYFFRIVPESNQPKVMKAIVDMGHELAYHYEDLGMARGNYEKAYESYKKNLDYFRKFYPVSTICMHGSPANSIDNRDIWKKYNYRDFDIIGEPYFDIDFDEVFYITDAGRRWNNTKVSVRDKVTTKYNFPLKTTDDIIKLVKNDTLPDKLMINTHPHNWSNFGLLWIWILSWQNFKNIIKAILIKVRGSKNIKVSDYKRTS
- a CDS encoding glycosyltransferase family 4 protein; protein product: MKRVLFISEYLNPPYDEGIKKTVYNLFLNLDKNFELQVICRHGFKKENIHIVYTNVLFYSKEIKTIIKNFRPEAIVYLPFQSSTFASYLRLRMFSSFSKKSNIAFVALQPKPLKTWQKVAVKFLKPDKAFTPSPALHEYWNTLNIKNELIPLLTDLTIFKPLKNEEDKLKLRKKYSLPEDAFIVSHMGHLNEGRNLKSLVPLQKAGLQVVIVGSSSTPTDAQGKQSLKDELLSENIIIVDKYIDKIQEIYQLSDLYIFPVVKKNSSIGMPLSVLEARACGTPVLTSDYGSLKHYLDNDHGGIFYSDPENFLETFNKIRPEISQNLIKTKVSELNDLFFSSIHKQINQ
- a CDS encoding glycosyltransferase family 4 protein; this translates as MTLNKLQSYIVFIENEDITRDSSGGVMSYILNLSKYFIENDRKTVLIGCGSLKGTDAQSKIFSEFYSIAKKSSLGNFKFFLKLFTTKTLKKIKKGDIVHVQRPEMVIPLALRKRNKIICTLHGGQDIAVIKKKGKVMGSFYAFLQYFAFKLADRLIAVDQKNLDRYVKKYPWIKHKIELIPISVDTNRFFTKDKAEARTKFNLPQNEKIILFIGRLEYEKNVEFIINSFKQINKSNIKLVIVGSGSLYQDLVKLAETHKQQILFLGELDNSLIPDLINCADAMILASFFEGSPTVVKESLCCGVPVISTDVGDVKEVIKSVEGGEIIDNTVESFLKAVNKLLSKKEYQVKNASTLFSYNLMGEKTLTVYSK
- a CDS encoding DUF354 domain-containing protein translates to MNILFDINHPVDINFFKNAILERKDAGHDIDIIFRSRGKLEKILRFELDGFKITKIGNHKKGFLKKIMFQLKRDLEIKSFLKKNKIDLVVCFGATSAIAAKLCGVPYLAFDDDFEYKIPFYHANWFSTRHIFPDFIEFSNSKTHKYHGFKELAYLNPKYLNVSENVLKEYSIKPEQYVFIREIAHISLNYKEKNSILIELINQIKSKGLKIVLSIEDKSLTDIYKDDCIILEEPVSDIYSLLYYAQFAISSGDTVSRETALLGVPTIYTGGREMVVNQALVESGLLYESIDLTDIKEYIDSITMDTKKKARGKSINLIESKWDDTTSVILKHINDFE
- a CDS encoding peptidoglycan bridge formation glycyltransferase FemA/FemB family protein, encoding MKLLINEGVRRDKWTNLLENSQYSNPFHTESFYNFYNSIEEFSADVFALEENDQYTALVVVTIQKELGVKGYFSRRGIIYAGPVFTNNSESTSTALLKGVFNYYRKKLIYIESRNNFDYSAFKNHFGKLGFNYVPWLNFHLNTKELASMKKVMSSSKLRQIKKSIKNGAHWAEAKSEKEIKYFYAILSDLYKNKVKKPLFPEEFFIEFFRKNVGKCLLVYKGNTVIGGIICPILKNKIIYEMYVCGLDQEYKHLYPSSMATWAAMEYAVQNNIALFDFMGAGSPDEDYGVREFKSRFGGEQVEHGRFMKIINPFLFKIGSIGVKVLAKIK
- a CDS encoding glycosyltransferase family A protein gives rise to the protein MKKKELQLEKEELNKEKSINKTHTSILSSRKENLSTKNKDEMEQTFFTIFTPIYNRKRLIHRVWESLLAQTNQNFEWIVIDNGSNDGIEELLEEYQSKATFPMKVIYQKDSGKYLALNRVVHIAKGELLFPADSDDTFEPNLIERMTEVWAKYKAEDISGITGLCKYENGEVVGDEFPFKEGVSTIEEIFYKQRIGGEKWGCIRVDVLKKYPYPTNFGVRYFPDQYIWDQIGFNYKTVFVNEVFRTYFQDAGDQITKQKYHSKEEMRMKNFYTLFQINYQFSRVGKYLPMKEYLGKFGYLWLTTFRSGTSIFEVFKKLESPKSKIVAFFTLLPTYLVHVFNLGSMFHRKLDL